One genomic window of Caenorhabditis elegans chromosome I includes the following:
- the zwl-1 gene encoding Protein zwilch homolog (Confirmed by transcript evidence), giving the protein MPLTIEQLKQYNEKMAAKGEEDDAPAPVLLLDKYRVRVLPLTSIPFVMNHSSVSQLSLSSEDVLVVDFPSKGTGSGAGKAEKKMIFKKKIEPMEDSFEDKENVNEGGPLMTSFLTLEKLRKGMVGDVEIIGYECETSFFDANPIPLSDGVSLQRYIRLNCSEHFSPSISTLPVWISTTSSKFPSICWLAAGRTNRNVQFAAATRVLGHFNNENSERVVKQLNQACGTSQLNKYRAVYEEIRKIATENRPAPGEVTIDVRWSTKSTLVLLEHPDNAADCTIKIDLGWGDKRFFVDDEIFEQLFFVLNLADVLANPDNEVIFPMAPPANFDDLVQEMDALVEASSREDNVFVSNENFRGGDITDKVWNIVRKCNDVKQVTLLFRNFLQALAYGKIKSHAQERNKSHLASLIRISKSSEFKIPVLERLSTIDMMMEIGVESLRRRVIDIFSSQLLYPSDELEFILQTCENDLPAGNGAMNSAAISLLPITMALATANRIYELLNEKDHVILPDLTRRILQKYTASMIEKSRRGETETEYTFETTLPLLRMYKEGFMSKRPCIWTCENSNTVGANVQARVLTSLELQPSLEHINRLVNDSRPVWTATEEKPAMIKDLNADYTVVHTIFSYLPKM; this is encoded by the exons ATGCCACTCACCATCGAGCAGCTCAAGCaatataatgaaaaaatggcCGCAAAAGGCGAAGAGGACGACGCCCCGGCACCGGTTCTCCTG ctcgacAAGTACCGTGTCCGCGTGCTCCCGCTCACGTCGATTCCCTTCGTGATGAATCATTCGAGCGTTTCCCAGCTTTCTCTGAGCTCTGAAGATGTTCTTGTCGTTGATTTTCCATCCAAGGGAACAGGATCAGGAGCAGGAAAAGCGGAGAAAaagatgattttcaaaaagaaaattgagccAATGGAAGATAGTTTTGAGGATAAAGAAAATGTGAATGAAGGTGGACCACTTATGACGTCATTTCTcactttggaaaaattgagaaaaggaATGG TTGGCGACGTGGAAATCATTGGATACGAGTGTGAAACCAGCTTCTTTGATGCAAATCCAATTCCACTCTCGGACGGGGTGTCTCTTCAGAGATA caTCCGCCTCAACTGCTCCGAGCATTTTTCGCCGTCAATCTCGACACTGCCCGTGTGGATCTCCACGACCAGCTCGAAATTCCCATCGATTTGCTGGCTCGCCGCCGGCCGCACCAATCGAAACGTGCAATTCGCCGCGGCGACCCGTGTTCTCGGCCATTTCAACAATGAGAATAGTGAGAGGGTGGTGAAGCAGCTCAACCAGGCGTGCGGCACATCTCAGCTCAACAAGTATCGGGCCGTTTACGAGGAGATTCGTAAGATTGCAACGGAGAATCGACCGGCTCCTGGCGAAGTTACGATCGATGTGCGGTGGAGCACAAAG AGTACTCTGGTCCTTCTGGAGCATCCAGACAATGCGGCCGACTGCACGATCAAAATTGATTTGGGATGGGGAGATAAGCGATTCTTTGTCGATGATGAGATCTTTGAGCAGCTCTTTTTCGTTCTCAACCTCGCTGATGTTCTCGCAAATCCGGATAACGAGGTGATCTTCCCAATGGCGCCACCAGCAAATTTCGATGATCTCGTTCAAGAAATGGATGCTCTTGTCGAAGCGAGCTCGCGCGAGGATAATGTTTTTGTGTCGAATGAGAA tttcagAGGTGGAGATATCACTGACAAAGTGTGGAACATTGTTCGCAAGTGTAATGACGTCAAGCAGGTCACTCTGCTCTTCAGAAACTTCCTTCAAGCTCTGGCCTACGGAAAAATCAAGTCTCACGCGCAAGAGCGGAACAAGAGTCATCTCGCTTCACTGATCCGTATCTCGAAATCCagtgaattcaaaattccggTTCTCGAGCGGCTCAGCACAATTGATATGATGATGGAAATTGGTGTGGAGAGCCTGAGACG CCGTGTAATCGACATCTTCTCGAGCCAACTTCTCTACCCGAGTGACGAGTTGGAGTTTATTCTGCAAACTTGCGAAAACGATTTACCAGCTGGAAATGGTGCTATGAACTCGGCCGCCATCTCGCTGCTCCCCATCACTATGGCCTTGGCAACTGCGAATCGAATCTATGAACTTCTCAACGAAAAGGACCACGTCATCCTTCCCGACCTGACACGTCGAATCCTCCAAAAGTACACTGCAAGTATGATTGAAAAGTCGAGACGCGGTGAAACGGAGACCGAGTACACTTTTGAGACGACCCTCCCGTTGCTTCGTATGTATAAGGAGGGATTCATGAGCAAGAGACCGTGTATTTGGACTTGTGAGAACTCGAACACTGTTGGAGCAAATGTTCAGGCTCGTGTGCTCACCTCCCTCGAGTTGCAGCCATCTCTGGAGCATATCAATCGTCTTGTGAATGATTCTCGTCCAGTTTGGACGGCTACCGAGGAGAAGCCTGCGATGATCAAGGATTTGAATGCCGATTACACTGTCGTCCACACTATTTTCTCGTATCTTCCAAAAATGTGA
- the zwl-1 gene encoding Protein zwilch homolog (Confirmed by transcript evidence): protein MPLTIEQLKQYNEKMAAKGEEDDAPAPVLLLDKYRVRVLPLTSIPFVMNHSSVSQLSLSSEDVLVVDFPSKGTGSGAGKAEKKMIFKKKIEPMEDSFEDKENVNEGGPLMTSFLTLEKLRKGMVGDVEIIGYECETSFFDANPIPLSDGVSLQRYIRLNCSEHFSPSISTLPVWISTTSSKFPSICWLAAGRTNRNVQFAAATRVLGHFNNENSERVVKQLNQACGTSQLNKYRAVYEEIRKIATENRPAPGEVTIDVRWSTKSTLVLLEHPDNAADCTIKIDLGWGDKRFFVDDEIFEQLFFVLNLADVLANPDNEVIFPMAPPANFDDLVQEMDALVEASSREDNVFVSNEKGGDITDKVWNIVRKCNDVKQVTLLFRNFLQALAYGKIKSHAQERNKSHLASLIRISKSSEFKIPVLERLSTIDMMMEIGVESLRRRVIDIFSSQLLYPSDELEFILQTCENDLPAGNGAMNSAAISLLPITMALATANRIYELLNEKDHVILPDLTRRILQKYTASMIEKSRRGETETEYTFETTLPLLRMYKEGFMSKRPCIWTCENSNTVGANVQARVLTSLELQPSLEHINRLVNDSRPVWTATEEKPAMIKDLNADYTVVHTIFSYLPKM from the exons ATGCCACTCACCATCGAGCAGCTCAAGCaatataatgaaaaaatggcCGCAAAAGGCGAAGAGGACGACGCCCCGGCACCGGTTCTCCTG ctcgacAAGTACCGTGTCCGCGTGCTCCCGCTCACGTCGATTCCCTTCGTGATGAATCATTCGAGCGTTTCCCAGCTTTCTCTGAGCTCTGAAGATGTTCTTGTCGTTGATTTTCCATCCAAGGGAACAGGATCAGGAGCAGGAAAAGCGGAGAAAaagatgattttcaaaaagaaaattgagccAATGGAAGATAGTTTTGAGGATAAAGAAAATGTGAATGAAGGTGGACCACTTATGACGTCATTTCTcactttggaaaaattgagaaaaggaATGG TTGGCGACGTGGAAATCATTGGATACGAGTGTGAAACCAGCTTCTTTGATGCAAATCCAATTCCACTCTCGGACGGGGTGTCTCTTCAGAGATA caTCCGCCTCAACTGCTCCGAGCATTTTTCGCCGTCAATCTCGACACTGCCCGTGTGGATCTCCACGACCAGCTCGAAATTCCCATCGATTTGCTGGCTCGCCGCCGGCCGCACCAATCGAAACGTGCAATTCGCCGCGGCGACCCGTGTTCTCGGCCATTTCAACAATGAGAATAGTGAGAGGGTGGTGAAGCAGCTCAACCAGGCGTGCGGCACATCTCAGCTCAACAAGTATCGGGCCGTTTACGAGGAGATTCGTAAGATTGCAACGGAGAATCGACCGGCTCCTGGCGAAGTTACGATCGATGTGCGGTGGAGCACAAAG AGTACTCTGGTCCTTCTGGAGCATCCAGACAATGCGGCCGACTGCACGATCAAAATTGATTTGGGATGGGGAGATAAGCGATTCTTTGTCGATGATGAGATCTTTGAGCAGCTCTTTTTCGTTCTCAACCTCGCTGATGTTCTCGCAAATCCGGATAACGAGGTGATCTTCCCAATGGCGCCACCAGCAAATTTCGATGATCTCGTTCAAGAAATGGATGCTCTTGTCGAAGCGAGCTCGCGCGAGGATAATGTTTTTGTGTCGAATGAGAA AGGTGGAGATATCACTGACAAAGTGTGGAACATTGTTCGCAAGTGTAATGACGTCAAGCAGGTCACTCTGCTCTTCAGAAACTTCCTTCAAGCTCTGGCCTACGGAAAAATCAAGTCTCACGCGCAAGAGCGGAACAAGAGTCATCTCGCTTCACTGATCCGTATCTCGAAATCCagtgaattcaaaattccggTTCTCGAGCGGCTCAGCACAATTGATATGATGATGGAAATTGGTGTGGAGAGCCTGAGACG CCGTGTAATCGACATCTTCTCGAGCCAACTTCTCTACCCGAGTGACGAGTTGGAGTTTATTCTGCAAACTTGCGAAAACGATTTACCAGCTGGAAATGGTGCTATGAACTCGGCCGCCATCTCGCTGCTCCCCATCACTATGGCCTTGGCAACTGCGAATCGAATCTATGAACTTCTCAACGAAAAGGACCACGTCATCCTTCCCGACCTGACACGTCGAATCCTCCAAAAGTACACTGCAAGTATGATTGAAAAGTCGAGACGCGGTGAAACGGAGACCGAGTACACTTTTGAGACGACCCTCCCGTTGCTTCGTATGTATAAGGAGGGATTCATGAGCAAGAGACCGTGTATTTGGACTTGTGAGAACTCGAACACTGTTGGAGCAAATGTTCAGGCTCGTGTGCTCACCTCCCTCGAGTTGCAGCCATCTCTGGAGCATATCAATCGTCTTGTGAATGATTCTCGTCCAGTTTGGACGGCTACCGAGGAGAAGCCTGCGATGATCAAGGATTTGAATGCCGATTACACTGTCGTCCACACTATTTTCTCGTATCTTCCAAAAATGTGA
- the zwl-1 gene encoding Protein zwilch homolog (Confirmed by transcript evidence): MAPPANFDDLVQEMDALVEASSREDNVFVSNEKGGDITDKVWNIVRKCNDVKQVTLLFRNFLQALAYGKIKSHAQERNKSHLASLIRISKSSEFKIPVLERLSTIDMMMEIGVESLRRRVIDIFSSQLLYPSDELEFILQTCENDLPAGNGAMNSAAISLLPITMALATANRIYELLNEKDHVILPDLTRRILQKYTASMIEKSRRGETETEYTFETTLPLLRMYKEGFMSKRPCIWTCENSNTVGANVQARVLTSLELQPSLEHINRLVNDSRPVWTATEEKPAMIKDLNADYTVVHTIFSYLPKM; encoded by the exons ATGGCGCCACCAGCAAATTTCGATGATCTCGTTCAAGAAATGGATGCTCTTGTCGAAGCGAGCTCGCGCGAGGATAATGTTTTTGTGTCGAATGAGAA AGGTGGAGATATCACTGACAAAGTGTGGAACATTGTTCGCAAGTGTAATGACGTCAAGCAGGTCACTCTGCTCTTCAGAAACTTCCTTCAAGCTCTGGCCTACGGAAAAATCAAGTCTCACGCGCAAGAGCGGAACAAGAGTCATCTCGCTTCACTGATCCGTATCTCGAAATCCagtgaattcaaaattccggTTCTCGAGCGGCTCAGCACAATTGATATGATGATGGAAATTGGTGTGGAGAGCCTGAGACG CCGTGTAATCGACATCTTCTCGAGCCAACTTCTCTACCCGAGTGACGAGTTGGAGTTTATTCTGCAAACTTGCGAAAACGATTTACCAGCTGGAAATGGTGCTATGAACTCGGCCGCCATCTCGCTGCTCCCCATCACTATGGCCTTGGCAACTGCGAATCGAATCTATGAACTTCTCAACGAAAAGGACCACGTCATCCTTCCCGACCTGACACGTCGAATCCTCCAAAAGTACACTGCAAGTATGATTGAAAAGTCGAGACGCGGTGAAACGGAGACCGAGTACACTTTTGAGACGACCCTCCCGTTGCTTCGTATGTATAAGGAGGGATTCATGAGCAAGAGACCGTGTATTTGGACTTGTGAGAACTCGAACACTGTTGGAGCAAATGTTCAGGCTCGTGTGCTCACCTCCCTCGAGTTGCAGCCATCTCTGGAGCATATCAATCGTCTTGTGAATGATTCTCGTCCAGTTTGGACGGCTACCGAGGAGAAGCCTGCGATGATCAAGGATTTGAATGCCGATTACACTGTCGTCCACACTATTTTCTCGTATCTTCCAAAAATGTGA
- the zwl-1 gene encoding Protein zwilch homolog (Confirmed by transcript evidence) has protein sequence MAPPANFDDLVQEMDALVEASSREDNVFVSNENFRGGDITDKVWNIVRKCNDVKQVTLLFRNFLQALAYGKIKSHAQERNKSHLASLIRISKSSEFKIPVLERLSTIDMMMEIGVESLRRRVIDIFSSQLLYPSDELEFILQTCENDLPAGNGAMNSAAISLLPITMALATANRIYELLNEKDHVILPDLTRRILQKYTASMIEKSRRGETETEYTFETTLPLLRMYKEGFMSKRPCIWTCENSNTVGANVQARVLTSLELQPSLEHINRLVNDSRPVWTATEEKPAMIKDLNADYTVVHTIFSYLPKM, from the exons ATGGCGCCACCAGCAAATTTCGATGATCTCGTTCAAGAAATGGATGCTCTTGTCGAAGCGAGCTCGCGCGAGGATAATGTTTTTGTGTCGAATGAGAA tttcagAGGTGGAGATATCACTGACAAAGTGTGGAACATTGTTCGCAAGTGTAATGACGTCAAGCAGGTCACTCTGCTCTTCAGAAACTTCCTTCAAGCTCTGGCCTACGGAAAAATCAAGTCTCACGCGCAAGAGCGGAACAAGAGTCATCTCGCTTCACTGATCCGTATCTCGAAATCCagtgaattcaaaattccggTTCTCGAGCGGCTCAGCACAATTGATATGATGATGGAAATTGGTGTGGAGAGCCTGAGACG CCGTGTAATCGACATCTTCTCGAGCCAACTTCTCTACCCGAGTGACGAGTTGGAGTTTATTCTGCAAACTTGCGAAAACGATTTACCAGCTGGAAATGGTGCTATGAACTCGGCCGCCATCTCGCTGCTCCCCATCACTATGGCCTTGGCAACTGCGAATCGAATCTATGAACTTCTCAACGAAAAGGACCACGTCATCCTTCCCGACCTGACACGTCGAATCCTCCAAAAGTACACTGCAAGTATGATTGAAAAGTCGAGACGCGGTGAAACGGAGACCGAGTACACTTTTGAGACGACCCTCCCGTTGCTTCGTATGTATAAGGAGGGATTCATGAGCAAGAGACCGTGTATTTGGACTTGTGAGAACTCGAACACTGTTGGAGCAAATGTTCAGGCTCGTGTGCTCACCTCCCTCGAGTTGCAGCCATCTCTGGAGCATATCAATCGTCTTGTGAATGATTCTCGTCCAGTTTGGACGGCTACCGAGGAGAAGCCTGCGATGATCAAGGATTTGAATGCCGATTACACTGTCGTCCACACTATTTTCTCGTATCTTCCAAAAATGTGA